A stretch of Mesoplodon densirostris isolate mMesDen1 chromosome 7, mMesDen1 primary haplotype, whole genome shotgun sequence DNA encodes these proteins:
- the LOC132493377 gene encoding interferon-induced transmembrane protein 3-like translates to MPTMHRTSQPFTNGAHSGISPSNETLKEEHEVAVLGAPPSQAPVTTTVINIRSETSVPDHIVWSLFNTIFMNFCCLGFVAFAYSVKSRDRKMVGDVTGAQSYASTAKCLNICALVLSLVLITVFIVIFATGSVMIFQGVSQAIKVHGGEQ, encoded by the exons ATGCCCACCATGCACCGCACATCCCAGCCCTTCACCAATGGTGCCCACAGCGGGATCTCCCCGAGCAATGAGACGCTCAAGGAGGAGCACGAGGTGGCCGTGCTGGGGGCTCCCCCGAGCCAGGCTCCCGTGACGACCACGGTGATCAACATCCGCAGCGAGACCTCGGTGCCCGACCACATCGTCTGGTCCCTGTTCAACACGATCTTCATGAACTTCTGCTGCCTGGGCTTCGTGGCTTTTGCCTACTCCGTGAAG TCTAGGGACCGGAAGATGGTGGGCGATGTCACTGGGGCCCAGAGCTACGCCTCCACCGCCAAGTGCCTGAACATCTGCGCCCTGGTCCTGAGCCTCGTCCTGATTACCGTCTTCATCGTTATTTTCGCCACTGGCTCCGTGATGATTTTTCAAGGAGTTTCCCAGGCCATAAAGGTTCATGGAGGCGAACAGTAG